One part of the Ornithodoros turicata isolate Travis chromosome 2, ASM3712646v1, whole genome shotgun sequence genome encodes these proteins:
- the LOC135385103 gene encoding uncharacterized protein LOC135385103, producing the protein MKAYDSVLHSAVVATLQQAGVDGSMLLCIQDFLSSRSLFVRTSDGDTRSFSVCRGVPQGNVLSPLLFNIIMASLPALLRDHTNITVYADDMCLWTSSLRRDVIQRRLQGALDTVVAYLCDRGLSVSPTKTVAMAFTRRSFLRFPLHVAGSPVHFALSYRYLGIIIDRGLKQLKYLSSKVNNIVSVLRRVSGMSWGPTCADLKSVHCSLVLGTLRYSLPILHGLSRASERELLNLQARSLRVCLGVPKTTETVSVLAEARESPMPTLRDKETLRIYTSIPGTFKKGDHPPVALLQLVLEHLNNVHSRRIAIYTDASVSAGTSTLAVVVPSENYELALRLPHETSSTEAELAAINEALRLISTRPPNNWTVLTDSKAVLQILSSPCSKIVTDICSLALTTYSRLTASGHSVWLQWVPSHIGLPGNTRADADARDAHGAAATTMTTTIPLTPSACLIQIRCQTSRSTLAFSSNAVAANTFPHSIDPRIELTLSQRLSRQEESILHRLRLDVALTPLLLSRMDRRTSPMCPCCAAVADTRHLLLHCKRYAGPRAALASNLTSLGHRELSLATLLGPVRHSRQWAVTRALLCYLKDTGLLSSL; encoded by the exons ATGAAGGCTTACGACAGCGTACTGCACAGTGCTGTCGTGGCGACGCTGCAGCAGGCTGGCGTGGACGGTAGCATGCTCCTCTGTATCCAGGACTTCCTCTCGTCACGGTCCCTCTTTGTTCGCACCTCTGATGGTGACACCCGATCCTTCTCCGTCTGCCGCGGGGTCCCACAAGGCAATGTGCTTAGCCCTCTTCTTTTCAACATCATTATGGCTTCCCTACCAGCCCTCCTACGCGATCACACCAATATCACagtctacgcggacgacatgtGCCTCTGGACGTCCAGCCTGCGCCGCGATGTCATCCAACGCCGTCTCCAAGGGGCCCTCGACACGGTCGTAGCATACCTTTGTGATCGTGGGCTGTCTGTCTCCCCAACCAAAACTGTCGCCATGGCATTTACCCGCCGCTCCTTCCTTCGCTTCCCACTCCACGTCGCAGGATCGCCAGTGCATTTTGCATTGAGCTACAGGTACCTGGGCATCATTATCGACAGGGGCCTGAAGCAGCTCAAATATCTCTCTTCTAAGGTAAACAACATCGTCAGCGTTCTTCGTCGCGTCTCTGGAATGTCGTGGGGCCCTACTTGTGCTGACCTTAAGTCTGTCCACTGCTCCCTTGTACTTGGAACGCTGCGCTACAGCCTCCCCATTTTACATGGACTAAGCAGAGCTAGTGAACGGGAGCTCCTCAACCTCCAGGCCCGCAGCCTTCGCGTCTGCCTGGGCGTCCCTAAGACGACAGAGACCGTCTCCGTTCTCGCAGAGGCGAGGGAGTCACCGATGCCCACCTTGCGTGACAAGGAGACCCTCCGCATCTACACAAG CATCCCTGGCACCTTCAAAAAAGGCGACCACCCTCCAGTCGCTTTGCTCCAACTCGTGCTGGAACACCTTAATAACGTGCACTCCCGAAGAATAGCGATCTACACGGACGCGTCGGTCTCCGCGGGCACCTCAACTTTAGCCGTTGTTGTGCCTTCAGAAAATTACGAACTAGCGCTCAGGCTTCCTCACGAGACATCCTCCACCGAAGCAGAGCTCGCCGCCATCAATGAAGCCCTGAGACTTATATCAACAAGGCCCCCAAACAACTGGACTGTGcttacagacagcaaggcggTGCTGCAAATATTATCTTCTCCTTGCTCCAAGATCGTCACAGACATCTGCTCCCTAGCCCTCACGACATACAGCCGTCTCACCGCCTCCGGCCACAGCGTGTGGCTTcaatgggtccccagccacatcgGCCTGCCGGGAAATACCCGCGCTGACGCTGACGCGAGAGACGCGCACGGGGCAGCTGCTACCACAATGACCACCACCATTCCTCTCACTCCATCGGCCTGCTTGATACAGATCCGCTGCCAGACGTCTCGCAGCACCCTCGCGTTTAGCTCAAACGCTGTAGCGGCAAACACGTTCCCccactccatcgacccgaggATAGAACTCACCCTCTCCCAGCGGCTGTCGCGACAGGAGGAGTCGATCCTCCATCGCCTACGCCTCGATGTTGCCCTGACCCCGCTGCTCCTCTCTAGGATGGATAGACGGACGTCCCCGATGTGTCCCTGCTGTGCTGCAGTCGCCGACACACGCCATCTATTGCTGCACTGCAAGCGGTACGCCGGCCCCCGAGCCGCCCTCGCCTCAAATCTCACTTCCCTAGGCCACAGGGAACtttccctggcgacgctgctgggacctgttcggcactccagacagtgggcagtcacccgagccctcctgtgttacctgaaggacactgggcTGCTCAGCAGTCTTTGA